The following proteins come from a genomic window of Proteinivorax hydrogeniformans:
- a CDS encoding helix-turn-helix transcriptional regulator: MTKKFNKKLMLDNIAYLLKDAGKKIGELESDAGVSPGYISRISKEGNTKPGIDFIMNVADSLNVSINTLLNVELTEMTPNERYLLSFLEKLNKDTIDDKLDWNCESADWLNRAETDKNSYSDHPLLSYETFYEEGEGDYPNEVSRVVFVSKSFDCKTSIYGDCFNLRLKNGSILYIMNISKSVYRVNDPNAFAKEIWMYIPGTGTNFLCRNNEISPLADLVDELYSTVSERMKHPRVKGELQYVIDSFMKDDVSDDDDTIPF, translated from the coding sequence ATGACGAAAAAGTTCAACAAAAAGTTGATGCTTGACAATATAGCTTATCTTTTGAAAGATGCTGGGAAGAAAATTGGTGAGTTGGAAAGCGATGCAGGTGTAAGCCCTGGTTACATATCAAGGATAAGCAAAGAGGGTAATACAAAACCGGGGATCGACTTTATTATGAATGTTGCAGACTCTTTGAACGTAAGCATTAACACACTATTAAATGTAGAACTTACGGAAATGACACCTAACGAAAGATATCTCTTATCTTTCTTGGAGAAATTAAATAAGGACACAATAGATGATAAATTAGATTGGAATTGTGAGTCCGCAGACTGGCTAAATCGAGCTGAAACTGATAAAAATAGTTATTCAGATCATCCGCTTCTTAGTTATGAAACTTTTTACGAAGAAGGTGAAGGAGATTACCCAAACGAAGTTTCTAGAGTTGTTTTTGTTTCTAAGAGTTTTGACTGTAAAACCAGCATCTATGGTGATTGTTTCAATTTACGTTTAAAAAATGGATCAATTCTTTACATTATGAATATCAGCAAGAGCGTTTATCGAGTAAATGATCCTAATGCTTTTGCTAAAGAAATTTGGATGTATATACCTGGTACTGGAACCAATTTCCTATGTAGGAATAACGAAATATCTCCACTGGCGGACCTAGTAGATGAGCTGTACTCAACTGTAAGTGAGCGTATGAAACACCCAAGGGTCAAGGGAGAACTTCAATATGTCATTGACTCCTTTATGAAGGATGATGTAAGTGATGACGATGATACAATTCCATTTTAA